A window of the Vibrio fluvialis genome harbors these coding sequences:
- a CDS encoding gamma carbonic anhydrase family protein has translation MSAIRSYKGITPQIGERVYIDESSVLVGDIKIGNDASIWPLVAARGDVNHIVIGARSNIQDGSVLHVTHKNNENPDGYPLIIGEDVTVGHKVMLHGCTIQDRVLVGMGAIVLDGVVVESDVMIGAGSLVPPGKRLESGYLYIGSPVKQARPLNEKERAFLVKSAQNYVQNKNDYLTSVEAVS, from the coding sequence ATGAGCGCTATTCGTAGTTATAAAGGAATCACTCCACAGATCGGTGAACGTGTCTATATAGATGAGAGTTCCGTTCTCGTTGGCGACATCAAGATTGGTAATGACGCCAGTATTTGGCCTCTGGTGGCGGCTCGCGGTGATGTGAACCACATTGTGATCGGCGCGCGCTCCAATATTCAGGATGGAAGTGTGTTGCATGTGACGCACAAGAATAACGAAAATCCAGACGGCTATCCGCTGATTATCGGTGAAGACGTGACCGTCGGGCATAAAGTGATGTTGCATGGCTGCACCATCCAAGATCGCGTGTTAGTCGGCATGGGCGCTATCGTATTGGATGGCGTAGTAGTAGAAAGTGATGTGATGATCGGTGCGGGCAGTTTAGTCCCACCTGGAAAACGCTTAGAAAGCGGCTATCTATATATAGGCAGCCCGGTGAAACAGGCTCGTCCTCTAAATGAAAAAGAAAGAGCCTTTTTAGTAAAGTCCGCACAAAACTACGTTCAGAATAAAAATGACTACCTGACGTCGGTTGAAGCCGTTAGCTAA
- a CDS encoding TetR/AcrR family transcriptional regulator, translating to MPDQQADKRLAIIESAETLIAELGFHGLSMHKLAEKAGVAAGTLYRYFDDKEHLLLEVRLHVSRRIAEAVQANVSDDMPLKQRFRTMWLNIWSLASSDGDLICNRLQYESLPTTTGCNTRGLERKMFTKVDLLFDQGKNQGLFKPLDNQILAALSFETTVVLAQKHVSGLYQLDNDQLQAVIEASWDAIIQH from the coding sequence GTGCCCGATCAACAAGCTGACAAACGTCTGGCGATCATTGAATCAGCGGAAACCTTGATTGCAGAACTGGGGTTTCACGGTTTATCGATGCACAAACTGGCCGAGAAAGCCGGGGTCGCAGCGGGAACGTTGTATCGCTACTTTGATGATAAGGAACATCTGCTCCTGGAAGTGCGTTTACATGTCAGCCGCCGTATTGCGGAGGCTGTGCAGGCGAATGTCAGTGATGACATGCCGCTGAAACAGCGCTTTCGTACCATGTGGCTGAACATCTGGAGCTTGGCTAGTTCCGACGGCGATCTGATTTGCAACCGACTTCAATATGAATCACTACCCACAACAACGGGTTGCAATACCAGGGGACTTGAGAGGAAAATGTTTACCAAAGTCGATTTGCTGTTTGACCAAGGTAAAAATCAAGGCTTATTCAAACCACTGGATAATCAAATTCTGGCGGCGTTAAGTTTTGAAACGACTGTCGTTCTGGCACAAAAACATGTGTCGGGGCTGTATCAACTGGACAATGACCAACTGCAAGCCGTCATTGAAGCCAGCTGGGACGCAATCATTCAACACTAA
- the hemF gene encoding oxygen-dependent coproporphyrinogen oxidase yields MPTINKEAVKQFLLSLQDSICQQLEAVDGGAKFEEDAWHREPGEKLGGGGRTRVMRHGHVFEQGGVNFSHVEGQQMPASATAHRPELAGRRFEAMGVSLVMHPNNPYVPTSHANVRFFIAEKEGEAPIWWFGGGFDLTPFYPFEQDCHEWHRVAKALCAPFGDDVYAEHKAWCDRYFYLPHREETRGIGGLFFDDLNQWSFEQCFDYIKAVGEGYTQAYLPIVERRKATPYGEREREFQLYRRGRYVEFNLVFDRGTLFGLQSGGRTESILMSMPPLARWEYRYQPQAGSAEAELQQFLVPREW; encoded by the coding sequence ATGCCAACCATCAATAAAGAAGCCGTCAAACAATTTCTGTTGTCGCTACAAGACAGCATTTGCCAGCAGTTGGAAGCCGTCGATGGCGGTGCCAAATTTGAAGAAGATGCCTGGCATCGTGAACCAGGCGAAAAGCTCGGCGGCGGCGGTCGTACGCGCGTGATGCGTCATGGTCATGTGTTTGAACAGGGCGGGGTGAATTTCTCCCATGTGGAAGGTCAGCAGATGCCCGCATCGGCAACCGCACACCGCCCGGAACTGGCCGGACGCCGCTTTGAAGCGATGGGCGTGTCATTAGTGATGCATCCCAATAACCCATACGTACCGACTTCGCACGCGAACGTGCGTTTTTTCATTGCGGAAAAAGAGGGTGAGGCGCCGATTTGGTGGTTTGGCGGCGGATTTGATCTCACGCCCTTCTATCCGTTTGAGCAGGATTGTCATGAGTGGCACCGTGTGGCAAAAGCACTGTGCGCGCCGTTTGGTGATGACGTTTACGCCGAGCATAAAGCATGGTGCGATCGTTACTTCTATCTGCCGCATCGCGAGGAAACCCGCGGTATCGGCGGGCTGTTCTTTGACGATCTCAATCAGTGGAGCTTTGAGCAGTGCTTTGACTATATTAAGGCGGTCGGCGAGGGGTACACGCAGGCGTATCTGCCGATTGTCGAGCGCCGCAAAGCGACACCGTATGGCGAACGCGAACGCGAGTTCCAGCTCTACCGTCGTGGCCGTTATGTCGAATTTAACTTGGTCTTTGACCGCGGCACGTTGTTTGGCCTGCAATCGGGTGGACGCACCGAGTCGATTCTGATGTCAATGCCGCCGTTGGCGCGCTGGGAATATCGTTATCAGCCACAGGCGGGGAGCGCCGAAGCGGAATTACAGCAATTTTTAGTACCGCGCGAGTGGTGA
- the aroE gene encoding shikimate dehydrogenase: MDFQYDQYAVFGNPIGHSKSPFIHTLFARQTNQAMTYTAQLAPVDGFVQAATDFFAHGGKGCNITVPFKEAAFTFATRLTERAQLAGAVNTLKKLDDGGILGDNTDGEGLVQDLMLHQVPLQDARILLIGSGGAARGVLKPLLDKQPASITITNRTFAKAQQLAESFAPYGKVNAVEMAQLNSGFDVIINSTSASLDGALPDISAAIFQPTSVAYDMMYGKGHTIFNQWALDSGCAQAYDGLGMLVGQAAESFMLWRGLRPGTKQILRELRKNLEG, translated from the coding sequence ATGGATTTTCAATACGATCAGTATGCGGTGTTCGGCAACCCGATCGGCCACAGTAAATCACCTTTCATTCATACCTTATTTGCCCGTCAAACCAATCAGGCCATGACCTACACCGCGCAACTCGCGCCCGTGGATGGTTTTGTGCAAGCTGCGACAGATTTCTTTGCCCACGGCGGTAAAGGGTGCAACATCACCGTTCCGTTTAAAGAAGCGGCGTTCACGTTTGCCACCCGCTTGACGGAACGGGCGCAACTGGCTGGCGCGGTTAACACGCTTAAAAAACTCGATGATGGCGGTATTCTGGGGGATAACACGGATGGTGAAGGTCTGGTGCAGGATCTGATGTTGCATCAGGTGCCGTTGCAAGACGCGCGAATTCTGTTGATTGGTTCCGGCGGCGCGGCGCGTGGTGTGCTCAAGCCTTTATTAGATAAACAGCCAGCCAGCATCACCATTACGAACCGCACCTTTGCCAAAGCGCAGCAGTTAGCGGAGAGCTTTGCTCCGTACGGTAAGGTGAACGCTGTGGAAATGGCGCAGCTGAATTCCGGTTTTGATGTCATCATCAACTCGACGTCGGCCAGTCTGGATGGTGCCTTACCGGATATCTCCGCCGCGATTTTCCAGCCGACCAGTGTGGCGTACGACATGATGTATGGTAAAGGTCACACCATTTTCAACCAATGGGCATTAGACAGTGGGTGTGCTCAGGCGTATGACGGTTTGGGGATGCTGGTGGGGCAGGCGGCAGAAAGTTTTATGTTATGGCGTGGTTTACGTCCGGGGACGAAACAGATTCTGCGTGAACTGCGCAAAAATTTAGAAGGTTAA
- a CDS encoding DUF1488 domain-containing protein translates to MNQSILFPDMQTWNDELQAVVFPAQQAGALIECVVTLAELSRLSAETIDGEQQALAIFQTLRFDLEEIAEALIEEEDYNQRGQIEVVS, encoded by the coding sequence ATGAACCAATCGATCTTATTTCCGGATATGCAAACTTGGAATGATGAGCTGCAAGCCGTGGTGTTTCCTGCACAGCAGGCCGGAGCGCTCATTGAATGTGTCGTGACGCTTGCCGAACTCAGCCGTCTGTCGGCAGAGACGATTGATGGTGAGCAACAGGCTCTGGCTATTTTTCAGACACTGCGTTTTGATTTGGAAGAAATAGCTGAAGCGCTGATTGAAGAAGAAGACTACAACCAGCGCGGACAAATCGAAGTGGTTAGCTAA
- the ubiK gene encoding ubiquinone biosynthesis accessory factor UbiK — protein sequence MFDPKKLEQIAKQIHESMPQPVKDLGADVEQKVRQVIQGQLNKLDVVSREEFDVQTQVLLRTRQKLTEMEAKLAELEAKLADK from the coding sequence ATGTTTGATCCAAAGAAACTTGAGCAAATTGCCAAACAGATTCACGAATCTATGCCTCAGCCAGTGAAAGACCTGGGGGCGGATGTGGAACAGAAAGTACGTCAGGTTATTCAGGGACAACTGAACAAACTGGACGTGGTCAGCCGCGAAGAGTTCGATGTGCAGACTCAAGTTCTGCTGCGTACGCGCCAGAAGCTAACCGAGATGGAAGCCAAACTGGCGGAGCTTGAAGCGAAACTGGCTGACAAATAA
- the ilvY gene encoding HTH-type transcriptional activator IlvY gives MNIKTLQLFLHLCDSMNFSKTATAMHVSPSALSRQVQKLEEEIGHVLFVRDNRSVELTPAGSKLLPVAMRMINEWRQFQSQLNDQEAELKGEIRLFCSVTASYSHLPELLNAFRLKHPYIEFKLLTGDPAQAIDKILNDEADIAISAMPESLPSRVEFETISEIPLSVIAPIGISSFVEEIQKEHPDWTQVPFIVPEAGTARDRANAWFKKMKIKPSIYAQIAGHEAIVSMVALGCGVGIAPDVVINNSPVREKVQRLSFSPIKPFKLGVCCKRSQLDDPLVRALWRVVSSKRSIVD, from the coding sequence ATGAACATTAAAACCTTACAACTGTTTCTCCATCTTTGCGACAGTATGAATTTCAGCAAAACCGCCACCGCGATGCACGTCAGTCCCTCGGCGCTCAGCCGCCAGGTACAGAAACTGGAAGAAGAGATTGGTCACGTCCTGTTTGTCCGCGACAACCGCAGCGTCGAGCTGACACCAGCGGGCAGCAAGTTACTCCCAGTCGCGATGCGCATGATCAATGAGTGGCGCCAGTTTCAGTCGCAACTCAACGATCAGGAAGCAGAACTAAAAGGAGAGATTCGTCTGTTCTGTTCCGTCACCGCCAGCTACAGCCACTTACCTGAACTGCTCAATGCTTTTCGCCTCAAACACCCTTATATTGAATTCAAACTGCTGACTGGCGACCCAGCACAAGCGATCGATAAAATTCTTAACGACGAAGCGGACATAGCGATTTCCGCGATGCCAGAAAGTCTGCCATCCCGAGTTGAATTTGAAACGATCAGCGAAATCCCATTGTCAGTGATCGCGCCTATTGGTATCAGTAGCTTTGTCGAAGAAATACAAAAAGAGCACCCAGACTGGACGCAAGTACCCTTTATTGTTCCTGAAGCCGGGACCGCGCGGGATCGCGCCAACGCTTGGTTTAAAAAGATGAAGATTAAGCCCAGCATCTATGCACAGATCGCGGGCCATGAAGCGATCGTCAGTATGGTCGCTCTGGGATGTGGTGTCGGAATTGCGCCGGATGTGGTGATCAACAACAGTCCAGTGCGAGAGAAAGTACAACGCCTGTCCTTTTCACCGATCAAGCCATTCAAACTCGGAGTGTGCTGTAAGCGTTCACAGCTCGATGATCCGTTGGTCAGAGCGTTGTGGCGAGTGGTGTCATCCAAACGCAGTATCGTTGACTGA
- a CDS encoding efflux RND transporter periplasmic adaptor subunit: MKKWTFFMILIVILLFGSVIGFNLFKQKKIAEYMANRPEAEFPVTVTEVKPVDWVPVIEAIGFIEPNQGVTLTTETSGVIDKIAFESGAQVQQDQPLVLLDSEVEKANLKSSQARLPAAKAKYERYKGLYTKGSISKESFDEAEANYYSLSADIESLKASIARREIKAPFAGVVGIRNVYLGQYLQPGTDIVRLEDTSVMRLRFTVPQTDISRISIGQEVDIAVDAYPQTTFRGSITAIEPAVSVQSGLIQVQADIPNSDGKLRSGMFARANIILPKLDNQVTLPQTAITFTLYGNNVFIVTEEEGVQRVQQHVVKVGERTEDIAHILEGVKPGDMVVTSGQVRLSNGAKVRIVESDATTPPAETPML, translated from the coding sequence ATGAAAAAGTGGACATTCTTCATGATACTTATCGTGATTCTGCTGTTTGGCAGCGTGATAGGTTTCAATCTGTTTAAGCAAAAGAAAATTGCTGAATACATGGCTAATCGTCCGGAAGCGGAATTTCCCGTGACGGTAACCGAAGTGAAGCCCGTGGACTGGGTTCCGGTCATTGAAGCGATCGGCTTTATCGAGCCTAATCAAGGCGTCACCCTGACGACTGAAACCAGCGGCGTGATCGATAAAATTGCTTTCGAATCAGGCGCGCAAGTTCAGCAGGATCAGCCGCTGGTGCTGCTGGATTCAGAAGTGGAAAAAGCCAACCTGAAAAGCTCACAAGCTCGTTTGCCGGCCGCCAAAGCCAAATATGAGCGTTATAAAGGTTTGTATACTAAAGGCTCAATTTCTAAAGAATCTTTCGATGAAGCCGAAGCAAACTACTACTCACTGTCTGCAGACATTGAGAGCCTGAAAGCCTCGATTGCGCGTCGTGAAATCAAAGCACCATTTGCGGGCGTAGTGGGTATTCGTAATGTGTATCTGGGTCAGTACCTGCAACCGGGCACCGACATTGTGCGCCTGGAAGATACCAGCGTCATGCGTTTGCGTTTTACCGTGCCACAAACAGATATCTCGCGCATTTCCATCGGTCAGGAAGTCGACATCGCCGTGGATGCTTACCCGCAAACCACATTCCGCGGTTCGATCACCGCGATTGAGCCAGCAGTCAGCGTGCAAAGTGGTCTGATTCAGGTTCAAGCCGACATTCCGAACAGCGACGGTAAACTGCGCAGCGGTATGTTCGCGCGTGCCAACATCATTCTGCCGAAACTGGACAACCAGGTCACTCTGCCACAAACCGCCATCACCTTTACTCTCTACGGTAACAATGTATTTATTGTCACTGAAGAAGAGGGTGTACAACGCGTGCAACAGCACGTGGTGAAAGTCGGTGAACGCACTGAGGATATCGCCCACATTCTTGAAGGTGTAAAACCGGGTGATATGGTCGTGACCTCTGGTCAGGTTCGTTTAAGTAATGGCGCGAAAGTTCGCATTGTGGAAAGTGATGCCACTACGCCACCTGCTGAAACCCCAATGCTGTAA
- the ilvC gene encoding ketol-acid reductoisomerase, giving the protein MANYFNTLNLREQLDQLGRCRFMAREEFATEADYLKGKKVVIVGCGAQGLNQGLNMRDSGLDVSYALRQAAIDEKRQSYKNAKDNGFVVGSYEDLIPQADLVVNLTPDKQHSNVVETVMPLMKEGAALGYSHGFNIVEEGMQIRQDLTVVMVAPKCPGTEVREEYKRGFGVPTLIAVHPENDPKGEGWDIAKAWAAATGGHRAGCLESSFVAEVKSDLMGEQTILCGMLQAGSIVCYEKMIADGIEPGYAGKLLQFGWETVTEALKFGGITHMMDRLSNPAKIKAFELSEELKDLLRPLYNKHMDDIISGHFSSTMMADWANDDVNLLGWRAETAETAFENYPATDVKIAEQEYFDNGILMIAMVRAGVELAFEAMTASGIIDESAYYESLHELPLIANTIARKRLYEMNVVISDTAEYGNYLFANVATPLLREKFMPNVGTDVIGKGLGETSNQVDNATLIEVNSIIRNHPVEYIGEELRGYMKDMKRIAVGD; this is encoded by the coding sequence ATGGCTAACTATTTCAATACGCTAAACCTGCGCGAACAATTAGACCAACTTGGCCGCTGCCGCTTTATGGCACGTGAAGAATTTGCAACAGAAGCAGATTACCTCAAAGGCAAGAAAGTCGTCATCGTAGGTTGTGGTGCTCAAGGCCTGAACCAAGGTCTGAACATGCGTGACTCTGGTCTGGATGTTTCTTATGCTCTGCGCCAAGCAGCCATCGATGAAAAGCGTCAGTCCTACAAGAACGCCAAAGACAACGGCTTTGTGGTTGGCAGCTATGAAGATCTGATCCCACAAGCTGACCTGGTCGTTAACCTGACTCCGGATAAACAGCACTCAAACGTTGTAGAGACGGTTATGCCTCTGATGAAAGAAGGCGCTGCTCTTGGTTACTCACACGGCTTCAACATTGTTGAAGAAGGCATGCAAATTCGTCAAGACCTGACCGTAGTTATGGTGGCACCTAAATGTCCGGGTACTGAGGTTCGTGAAGAGTACAAACGTGGCTTTGGTGTTCCGACACTGATTGCGGTTCACCCAGAAAACGATCCAAAAGGTGAAGGTTGGGATATCGCGAAAGCATGGGCTGCGGCGACGGGGGGTCACCGTGCTGGCTGTCTGGAATCGTCTTTCGTGGCGGAAGTGAAATCTGACCTGATGGGTGAACAGACTATCCTGTGTGGCATGCTGCAAGCGGGTTCTATCGTATGTTACGAGAAAATGATTGCTGACGGTATCGAACCAGGTTACGCAGGTAAACTGCTGCAGTTTGGTTGGGAAACCGTAACTGAAGCGCTGAAGTTCGGCGGCATCACGCACATGATGGATCGCCTGTCTAACCCAGCGAAAATTAAAGCGTTTGAACTGTCTGAGGAGCTGAAAGATCTGCTGCGTCCTCTGTATAACAAACACATGGATGACATCATCTCTGGTCACTTCTCCAGCACGATGATGGCAGACTGGGCGAACGATGACGTGAACCTACTGGGCTGGCGTGCAGAAACGGCGGAAACGGCGTTTGAAAACTACCCGGCAACGGATGTGAAGATTGCTGAACAAGAATACTTTGATAACGGCATTCTGATGATCGCGATGGTTCGCGCTGGGGTTGAACTGGCATTTGAAGCAATGACCGCATCAGGCATCATTGACGAGTCCGCGTACTATGAATCACTGCATGAACTGCCGCTGATCGCTAATACCATCGCTCGTAAGCGTTTGTACGAAATGAACGTGGTTATCTCTGATACTGCTGAGTACGGTAACTACCTATTCGCTAACGTAGCGACTCCGCTACTGCGCGAAAAATTCATGCCGAACGTGGGTACTGACGTGATTGGTAAAGGTCTGGGCGAAACATCTAATCAGGTGGACAATGCCACTCTGATCGAAGTGAACAGCATCATCCGTAATCACCCAGTGGAATACATCGGTGAAGAACTGCGTGGCTACATGAAAGACATGAAGCGCATCGCGGTAGGTGATTAA
- a CDS encoding L-threonylcarbamoyladenylate synthase, with protein sequence MNNFEHTLQALQSGEVIAYPTEGVFGVGCDPDNPQAIEKLLQLKQRPVEKGLILIAASYQQLLPYIDESQLTQEQLERVQSTWPGPVTWIMPASQRVSHWVSGQFDTIAVRVTDHPLVRKLCLAYGKPLTSTSANLSGLPPCMTTQEVEQQLGDQLVAILQGETGGRNKPSEIRDAKTLQVLRQG encoded by the coding sequence GTGAATAATTTTGAACATACACTGCAAGCGTTGCAGTCCGGTGAAGTGATCGCTTATCCCACTGAAGGTGTGTTTGGTGTCGGGTGTGATCCGGACAATCCGCAGGCGATTGAAAAGTTGCTGCAACTCAAGCAGCGTCCGGTCGAGAAGGGCCTGATTCTGATCGCTGCGTCGTACCAACAACTGCTGCCTTATATTGATGAAAGCCAACTGACTCAAGAGCAGTTGGAGCGAGTGCAGTCGACCTGGCCGGGGCCGGTGACCTGGATCATGCCAGCCAGCCAGCGTGTCTCGCATTGGGTGAGCGGCCAGTTTGATACCATCGCCGTGCGCGTGACCGATCATCCGTTGGTGCGGAAGCTGTGTTTGGCGTATGGCAAGCCGCTGACCTCAACCAGCGCGAATCTGTCCGGTTTGCCACCGTGCATGACCACGCAGGAAGTCGAACAGCAACTCGGTGATCAGCTGGTGGCGATTCTGCAAGGCGAAACGGGCGGACGCAATAAACCCAGCGAGATTCGCGATGCCAAAACGCTCCAGGTACTGAGACAAGGCTAA
- a CDS encoding multidrug efflux RND transporter permease subunit produces the protein MRFTDVFIKRPVLAVSISFLIALLGLQAVFKMQVSEYPEMTNTVITVSTSYYGASADLIQGFITQPLEQAVAQADNIDYMTSQSVLGTSKITVNMKLNTDPNAALSDVLAKTNSVRSQLPKEAEDPTVTMSTGSTTAVLYIGFTSHELDSSQITDYLQRVINPQLYSINGISSIDLYGGMKYALRVWLDPAKMAAFNLTATDVMGVLSANNYQSATGQAVGEFVLFNGSADTQVSNVDELKNLVVKNENGSVTRLSDIANVTLAKSHDTYRASANGQEAVVAAINAAPSANPINIAKDVLDILPELKRNMPSNISMNVMYDSTVAINESIHEVIKTIVEAAVIVLVVITLFLGSFRAVIIPIVTIPLSLIGVAMVMQAMGFSWNLMTLLAMVLAIGLVVDDAIVVLENVDRHIKEGESPFRAAIIGTREIAVPVIAMTLTLGAVYAPIALMGGITGSLFKEFALTLAGSVFVSGIIALTLSPMMCSKMLKANEKPNRFEQKVHHVLDKMTNRYEKMLGAVMQHRPVVIAFAIIVFGSLPVLFKFIPSELAPSEDKGVVMLLGTGPSNANLDYLSNTMADVNKILSDQPEVQFAQVFTGVPDSNQAFGIASMVPWSQREASQAEVTTRVGNLVKDIPGMAVTAFQMPELPGAGSGLPIQFVITTPNAFESLFTIATDVLTEVQSSPLFVYSNLDLNYDSATMKINIDKDKAGAYGVTMQDIGVTLGTMMADGYVNRIDLNGRSYEVIPQVERKWRLNPESMNNYYVRGADGKAVPLGSLISIDVIAEPRALPHFNQLNSATVGAVPSPGTAMGDAINWFENIAETKLPKGYNHDYMGEARQYVTEGSALYATFGLALAIIFLVLAIQFESLKDPIVIMVSVPLAICGALIALAWGMATMNIYSQVGLITLVGLITKHGILICEVAKEEQLHNKLSRIDAVMAAAKVRLRPILMTTAAMIAGLIPLMYATGAGAAQRFSIGIVIVAGLAIGTIFTLFVLPVIYSYLAEKHKPLPVFVEDKDLEKLARVDEAKAAHRQLAENK, from the coding sequence ATGCGCTTTACTGATGTTTTTATTAAACGTCCGGTACTCGCGGTTTCGATCAGCTTTTTGATCGCCCTGCTTGGTTTGCAGGCCGTGTTCAAAATGCAGGTCAGTGAATATCCGGAAATGACCAATACGGTGATCACCGTCAGCACCAGCTACTACGGTGCGAGTGCCGACCTGATTCAAGGCTTTATTACCCAGCCGTTGGAACAGGCGGTTGCTCAGGCGGACAATATCGACTACATGACATCGCAGTCGGTTTTGGGTACTTCGAAGATCACGGTCAACATGAAACTCAACACCGATCCGAATGCGGCGTTGTCGGATGTATTGGCCAAAACCAACTCGGTGCGCTCTCAGCTTCCAAAAGAAGCGGAAGACCCGACGGTGACGATGTCGACCGGTTCCACAACGGCGGTACTCTACATCGGTTTTACCAGTCATGAACTGGACTCAAGCCAGATCACCGATTACCTGCAACGCGTGATCAACCCTCAGTTGTACTCGATTAACGGTATTTCCAGCATCGACCTGTACGGTGGGATGAAATACGCCCTACGCGTGTGGCTGGATCCGGCCAAGATGGCGGCTTTCAACCTGACGGCCACCGATGTCATGGGCGTACTGAGCGCGAACAACTACCAGTCGGCCACCGGTCAGGCGGTAGGCGAATTCGTGCTGTTTAACGGCAGCGCGGATACTCAGGTATCGAACGTCGATGAACTGAAAAATCTGGTGGTGAAAAACGAAAATGGCAGTGTCACTCGCCTGAGCGACATCGCCAACGTAACTCTGGCCAAGAGCCACGATACCTACCGCGCGAGTGCGAACGGTCAGGAAGCGGTGGTTGCAGCGATTAACGCCGCACCAAGTGCTAACCCGATCAATATCGCGAAAGATGTGCTCGACATTTTGCCGGAACTAAAACGCAACATGCCAAGCAACATTTCGATGAACGTGATGTATGACTCGACGGTGGCAATCAACGAATCGATTCACGAGGTCATCAAAACCATCGTCGAAGCGGCCGTGATCGTACTGGTGGTGATCACGCTGTTCCTTGGTTCGTTCCGCGCCGTTATCATTCCTATCGTCACCATTCCGCTGTCGCTGATTGGTGTCGCGATGGTGATGCAGGCAATGGGTTTCTCCTGGAACCTGATGACGCTGCTGGCAATGGTACTCGCCATCGGTCTGGTGGTGGATGATGCGATCGTGGTACTGGAAAACGTTGACCGCCATATTAAAGAGGGCGAATCACCGTTCCGTGCCGCCATCATTGGTACGCGTGAAATCGCCGTTCCGGTTATCGCGATGACGCTGACGCTGGGTGCGGTATACGCGCCAATCGCGCTGATGGGCGGTATTACCGGCTCGCTGTTTAAAGAGTTTGCCCTCACGCTGGCAGGTTCGGTGTTTGTGTCCGGTATCATCGCCCTGACTCTGTCGCCAATGATGTGTTCAAAAATGCTCAAAGCGAATGAAAAACCCAATCGCTTTGAACAGAAAGTACACCATGTACTGGATAAGATGACCAACCGTTACGAGAAAATGCTTGGCGCGGTCATGCAACATCGTCCGGTGGTGATTGCGTTTGCAATCATCGTATTTGGCAGCCTGCCGGTACTGTTCAAGTTCATCCCAAGTGAACTGGCACCGTCGGAAGATAAAGGCGTGGTCATGCTGCTCGGTACCGGTCCTTCTAACGCGAACCTGGATTACCTGTCTAACACCATGGCGGACGTGAACAAGATTCTGTCCGATCAGCCAGAAGTGCAATTTGCGCAGGTCTTTACCGGGGTGCCGGATTCCAACCAGGCATTTGGTATCGCTTCGATGGTCCCTTGGAGCCAGCGTGAAGCAAGCCAGGCAGAAGTGACCACACGCGTGGGTAACTTGGTGAAAGACATTCCGGGTATGGCCGTAACCGCATTCCAGATGCCTGAATTGCCAGGTGCGGGTTCGGGTCTGCCAATCCAGTTTGTCATTACCACTCCGAATGCGTTTGAGAGCCTGTTTACCATTGCGACCGACGTGCTGACCGAAGTGCAGAGTAGCCCACTGTTCGTGTATTCGAACCTGGACCTGAACTACGATTCCGCAACGATGAAAATCAACATCGATAAAGACAAAGCGGGTGCGTATGGCGTCACCATGCAGGATATCGGTGTCACGTTGGGAACTATGATGGCGGACGGTTACGTCAACCGTATCGACCTGAACGGTCGTTCGTACGAAGTGATCCCTCAGGTCGAGCGTAAATGGCGTCTGAACCCGGAATCGATGAACAACTACTATGTTCGCGGCGCCGATGGTAAAGCCGTCCCTCTGGGCAGCCTGATCAGCATTGACGTGATTGCAGAGCCACGCGCACTGCCACACTTCAACCAGCTGAACTCGGCGACAGTGGGTGCCGTGCCTTCACCGGGTACAGCCATGGGTGATGCTATCAACTGGTTTGAAAACATCGCTGAGACCAAACTGCCGAAAGGCTACAACCACGACTACATGGGCGAAGCTCGTCAGTACGTGACCGAAGGCAGCGCGCTGTACGCGACGTTTGGTCTGGCACTGGCGATCATCTTCCTGGTTCTGGCGATTCAGTTTGAATCTCTTAAAGACCCAATCGTGATCATGGTGTCGGTACCACTCGCCATCTGTGGCGCGTTGATCGCGCTGGCTTGGGGCATGGCGACGATGAACATCTACTCACAAGTCGGTTTGATTACTCTGGTCGGCCTGATCACTAAACACGGTATTCTGATCTGCGAAGTGGCCAAAGAAGAGCAGTTACACAATAAGCTCAGCCGCATTGATGCCGTAATGGCCGCTGCGAAAGTGCGTTTGCGTCCGATTCTGATGACCACAGCCGCGATGATTGCTGGTCTGATCCCGTTGATGTACGCTACTGGTGCAGGTGCGGCGCAGCGCTTCAGTATTGGTATCGTTATCGTCGCTGGTCTGGCGATAGGTACTATCTTTACGTTGTTCGTACTGCCCGTGATTTACAGCTATCTGGCTGAAAAACACAAGCCACTGCCGGTGTTTGTCGAAGACAAAGACCTGGAGAAGCTGGCCCGTGTCGATGAAGCCAAAGCAGCGCACCGCCAATTAGCTGAGAATAAGTAA